The Thermoflavifilum sp. genome contains a region encoding:
- a CDS encoding DNA-directed RNA polymerase subunit omega, whose protein sequence is MSKSKKSLVHHISPSIETRNVNQIKAKTGNIYESIAIIAKRANQINVALKEELHAKLEEFASHTDSLEEVHENKEQIEISRYYERLPNPALQATQEFLEDKIYYRKEEDQDLFS, encoded by the coding sequence ATGAGTAAGTCCAAAAAAAGCCTGGTTCACCACATCAGCCCGTCGATTGAGACCAGGAATGTGAACCAGATCAAAGCAAAGACGGGCAATATCTACGAATCCATTGCCATCATTGCCAAAAGGGCAAATCAGATTAATGTTGCCTTGAAAGAAGAGTTGCATGCCAAGCTGGAAGAATTTGCGAGTCATACCGATAGCCTGGAAGAGGTGCATGAGAACAAGGAACAAATTGAGATTTCCAGGTACTACGAAAGGCTTCCCAATCCTGCGCTTCAGGCTACCCAGGAATTTTTAGAAGATAAGATTTATTATCGTAAGGAAGAAGATCAAGATTTATTCAGCTAA
- the bamD gene encoding outer membrane protein assembly factor BamD: MKPNMSIRMALGMLAAAMLLVGCSPLAKIEKSGDYQKKLAYANALYARKKYTQAHDLYESLLTVYKGTTQFENLYYRYAYATYYMKDYVQAAFHFKNFVDYFPNSPHAAEMAFMQAYCFYKLSPRVELDQSNTEKAIGQMQQFIDTYPESDKVEEANKIIDACRAKLEEKEYRAAMLYFNLGYYQAAAITFNNVLLDYPTSPRSDEYKYLVIKSEYLYALNSIPSKQEERFNQVITDYLDFMQYYANSKYAREATTYYHLAQQNLKSRSHE, encoded by the coding sequence ATGAAACCAAACATGTCCATACGAATGGCCTTGGGGATGCTGGCAGCAGCCATGCTCCTGGTTGGATGTTCTCCACTGGCTAAAATTGAAAAGAGCGGAGACTATCAGAAAAAGTTAGCCTATGCAAATGCGTTATATGCCAGAAAAAAATACACGCAGGCACACGATCTTTATGAATCTCTGCTGACCGTGTATAAAGGCACTACACAATTTGAGAATTTGTATTATCGATATGCCTATGCTACCTATTATATGAAAGACTATGTGCAGGCGGCATTCCATTTCAAAAATTTTGTGGATTATTTCCCCAATAGTCCGCATGCCGCAGAAATGGCTTTCATGCAGGCCTACTGCTTTTATAAACTTTCGCCTCGTGTAGAGCTCGACCAGAGCAATACGGAAAAAGCTATCGGGCAAATGCAACAATTTATTGATACTTATCCGGAATCCGATAAGGTAGAAGAAGCAAATAAAATTATTGATGCCTGCAGGGCAAAACTGGAAGAAAAAGAATATCGTGCGGCCATGCTATATTTCAACCTGGGCTATTATCAGGCGGCTGCCATTACGTTTAACAATGTGCTGCTCGATTATCCTACTTCACCCAGAAGCGATGAGTATAAATACCTGGTCATCAAATCTGAATATTTGTATGCCCTGAATAGCATACCATCCAAGCAGGAAGAACGTTTTAACCAGGTGATTACAGATTACCTGGATTTTATGCAGTATTATGCCAATAGCAAATATGCCAGAGAAGCAACTACCTATTATCATTTAGCGCAACAAAATTTAAAATCCCGTTCCCATGAGTAA
- the mraZ gene encoding division/cell wall cluster transcriptional repressor MraZ, translating into MTGFLGEYEATLDAKGRFLLPTGFRKQLGEGDSHQFVLNRGFEKCLSLYPMSEWMPLFEQLKKLNDFDPQVRAFKRYFLAGATLVELDSASRILLPRHLMEYAGLTRDIILAANTNKIEIWDKQKYQELFDNFSPEAFSQLAGRVMGGNQP; encoded by the coding sequence TTGACAGGCTTTCTCGGAGAATATGAGGCCACGCTCGATGCTAAAGGGCGTTTTTTGTTGCCAACCGGTTTTCGCAAGCAACTGGGAGAAGGCGATAGCCACCAGTTTGTGCTGAACCGGGGTTTTGAAAAATGCCTGTCGCTTTACCCTATGTCGGAATGGATGCCTTTATTTGAGCAGTTGAAGAAGCTGAATGATTTTGATCCGCAGGTAAGGGCTTTCAAGCGCTATTTTCTGGCAGGTGCCACGCTGGTGGAGCTCGATAGCGCTTCAAGGATATTATTGCCCAGGCATCTGATGGAGTATGCGGGTTTAACGCGGGATATCATATTGGCAGCCAATACCAATAAAATTGAGATCTGGGATAAACAGAAATATCAGGAGCTCTTTGACAATTTTTCACCTGAAGCCTTCAGCCAGCTGGCCGGGCGGGTGATGGGAGGTAATCAGCCATGA
- the rsmH gene encoding 16S rRNA (cytosine(1402)-N(4))-methyltransferase RsmH, producing MNHPEVYHEPVMVQEVLEGLQIRKDGIYVDATYGGGGHTRAILERLGAGGKVIAFDQDESVRAHVMRDERLIFVPESFVYLKQFLRYYHTIPVDGILADLGVSSFQLDTPERGFSLRYDAPLDMRMDRRREHTAADLLRTASEAELHRLLEAYGEVRNARTVARVLVQARAEKPIQRTGELVQLLEPLIRGNRHQYLARVFQALRIAVNDELHALESFLRQAAEVLKPGGRLVVISFHSLEDRIVKQFMKGADATQATQSHAVWRMLTRKPLQPTPAEVKRNPRSSSARLRVAEKLSLPS from the coding sequence ATGAACCATCCAGAAGTTTATCATGAACCGGTGATGGTGCAGGAAGTGCTGGAGGGATTGCAAATCCGGAAGGATGGAATATATGTGGATGCAACCTACGGTGGAGGGGGGCATACACGGGCTATCCTGGAGCGTCTGGGCGCAGGTGGGAAAGTGATTGCTTTTGATCAGGATGAGTCGGTGCGTGCTCATGTCATGCGTGATGAACGCCTGATTTTCGTGCCGGAAAGCTTTGTGTATCTCAAGCAATTCTTGCGCTATTATCATACGATACCGGTGGATGGGATTCTGGCCGATTTAGGTGTATCGTCTTTTCAACTGGATACCCCTGAGCGAGGGTTTTCCCTCCGTTATGATGCTCCTCTGGACATGCGTATGGACCGGCGCAGGGAACATACCGCGGCCGACCTGTTGCGCACAGCCTCAGAGGCCGAGCTGCATCGCCTGCTGGAGGCTTATGGTGAGGTAAGAAATGCGCGCACAGTGGCCCGCGTACTTGTGCAGGCCCGTGCAGAAAAGCCTATCCAGCGCACGGGAGAATTGGTGCAACTGCTTGAACCCCTGATTCGGGGCAACAGGCATCAATATCTGGCGAGGGTGTTTCAGGCATTACGCATAGCTGTAAACGACGAACTCCATGCGCTGGAAAGCTTTCTTCGGCAGGCGGCCGAAGTACTGAAGCCAGGTGGACGATTGGTCGTTATCAGCTTCCATTCACTGGAAGACCGCATCGTGAAGCAGTTTATGAAAGGTGCCGATGCAACGCAGGCGACCCAATCGCATGCTGTCTGGCGCATGCTCACCCGAAAACCCCTGCAGCCCACACCCGCCGAGGTGAAGCGTAATCCCAGATCGTCGAGCGCTCGATTGCGCGTGGCCGAAAAGTTATCCTTACCATCCTGA
- a CDS encoding FtsL-like putative cell division protein, whose amino-acid sequence MAKQQYQPESSMEQVHAKGEPKKHRWAYRRILFQHEWVIRHLPFVFYLSCLALVYIANGHQAEKKIRTMNQLQKEVKTLHWKYLEAKSDVMFQRKYSEIARQVAPWGWKTSSRPPFVLVVDTTK is encoded by the coding sequence ATGGCAAAACAGCAATATCAACCGGAGTCATCAATGGAGCAGGTGCACGCAAAGGGTGAACCGAAAAAGCACAGGTGGGCTTACCGGCGCATCCTGTTTCAACACGAGTGGGTGATCAGGCATTTGCCCTTTGTGTTTTACCTCTCCTGTCTGGCATTGGTTTACATAGCCAACGGGCATCAGGCTGAAAAGAAAATCAGAACAATGAACCAGTTGCAGAAAGAGGTGAAAACGCTTCACTGGAAATACCTGGAAGCAAAAAGTGATGTGATGTTTCAGAGGAAATACAGTGAAATAGCACGGCAGGTTGCTCCGTGGGGCTGGAAAACTTCATCCCGACCTCCTTTTGTACTGGTTGTGGATACAACGAAATGA
- a CDS encoding penicillin-binding protein, with translation MDIKQDILWRVYLSFMGMAVVGIVILGKIFIIQHIQGNYWRSMADSLQERYVTMDAERGTIYSDDGEMLSTSVPFFDIHLDMMADGLRANQGKLFRENVDSLAWGLSALFRDHPASWYRSFLWKAYRSRERYLMFKKDLDFKTYQQLMQLPLFRLGRYRSGMIAEMHEKRMNPYGLLANRTIGLWRPNAPNVGLEATYDSVLRGKDGRQLVRRVAAGTYAPVEGYTLEPENGKDIVTTIDVYIQDIAEQALYQMLDSVQAQYGTCLVMQVKTGQIKAIANLGRQSDGTYWEDYNYALMNTEPGSIFKLATLIAVLEDHLVSPQSQINLYRGELKFGNRTVYDAEKHHETWVSVEKALDLSSNVGFAQLANLYRDHPMKFIQHLRALHLDRPTGIDLIGEQPPLIKTPGSRTWSATTLPWMGFGYEVLVSPVQMLTLYNAVANDGWMMKPYLVQSIQDFGSPLKVFSPEKIEKICSDTVLHQVQRMLRSVVTDGTARKPFLGAPYAVAGKTGTALVADGRAGYGNKVYQSSFVGYFPADDPQYSCIVVIRSRPHPRIYYGADVAAPVFRKIADQLYALYLAPDAAPRMPHPRMDTIRWGIRTISTRAKQLAAKWKDIPVDALDGQSRMMAASNAAGDVVPDLTGVGLRDAVRILEQKGLRVDFTGAGRVVQQSLPAGTPVRPGQHIQLILN, from the coding sequence ATGGATATCAAACAGGATATTCTATGGCGGGTTTATCTCAGCTTCATGGGGATGGCGGTAGTAGGCATCGTCATCCTGGGGAAGATTTTCATCATTCAACATATTCAGGGCAATTACTGGAGAAGTATGGCCGATAGCTTGCAGGAACGATATGTGACGATGGATGCCGAGCGGGGCACCATTTATTCCGATGATGGGGAAATGCTTTCCACCTCGGTTCCATTTTTTGATATCCATCTGGATATGATGGCCGATGGGTTACGGGCAAATCAGGGAAAATTATTTCGGGAAAATGTGGATTCGCTGGCATGGGGTCTTTCTGCCTTGTTTCGCGATCATCCTGCTTCCTGGTATCGATCGTTTTTATGGAAAGCTTATCGCAGTCGGGAACGGTATCTAATGTTCAAAAAAGATCTGGATTTTAAAACTTATCAGCAACTCATGCAATTGCCGCTTTTCCGGCTTGGCAGGTATCGCAGTGGAATGATTGCGGAAATGCATGAAAAACGCATGAACCCTTATGGTTTGCTGGCCAATCGTACCATAGGGCTCTGGCGGCCCAATGCACCAAACGTAGGTCTGGAGGCTACTTACGATAGTGTGTTGCGCGGCAAAGACGGCCGGCAGCTGGTACGTCGGGTGGCGGCAGGCACCTACGCACCCGTTGAAGGTTATACGCTGGAGCCGGAAAATGGAAAAGATATCGTCACCACGATTGATGTGTATATCCAGGATATAGCCGAGCAGGCCCTGTATCAGATGCTCGATTCTGTTCAGGCTCAATATGGTACCTGTCTGGTGATGCAGGTGAAAACCGGACAGATCAAAGCTATTGCCAATCTGGGTCGCCAGTCCGACGGCACTTACTGGGAAGATTACAATTATGCGCTGATGAACACAGAGCCCGGGTCAATTTTTAAGCTCGCTACTTTGATTGCCGTGCTGGAAGACCATCTGGTTAGTCCTCAAAGCCAGATTAATCTGTATCGTGGCGAGCTAAAATTTGGAAATCGTACCGTATATGATGCGGAAAAACATCATGAAACCTGGGTGAGTGTAGAGAAAGCTTTAGACCTGAGTTCAAATGTAGGATTCGCCCAGCTGGCCAATCTTTATCGCGACCATCCGATGAAATTCATCCAACATCTGCGTGCGCTGCATTTAGATCGTCCAACGGGTATTGATTTAATCGGAGAACAGCCTCCTTTGATTAAAACACCCGGATCGCGTACCTGGAGTGCCACCACATTACCCTGGATGGGATTTGGATATGAAGTACTGGTAAGTCCCGTGCAAATGTTAACCCTTTACAATGCCGTGGCAAATGATGGCTGGATGATGAAACCTTATCTGGTGCAATCCATCCAGGATTTTGGCTCGCCTTTGAAGGTCTTTTCACCGGAGAAAATAGAAAAAATTTGTTCCGATACGGTGTTGCATCAAGTACAGCGGATGTTGCGGAGTGTAGTTACAGATGGCACTGCCCGGAAGCCTTTTCTGGGTGCGCCTTATGCCGTTGCAGGAAAAACGGGTACAGCTCTGGTTGCCGATGGTCGGGCAGGATACGGCAATAAGGTTTACCAGTCCAGCTTTGTGGGATATTTCCCGGCTGATGATCCGCAATACTCCTGCATTGTGGTTATACGCAGTCGGCCCCATCCCCGCATCTATTATGGTGCGGATGTGGCGGCACCCGTATTTCGGAAGATTGCCGATCAGCTCTATGCCCTGTACCTGGCACCCGATGCAGCACCTCGCATGCCCCATCCGCGAATGGATACCATACGCTGGGGCATACGTACGATTTCAACACGGGCAAAGCAGCTTGCGGCTAAGTGGAAGGACATCCCGGTGGATGCACTGGACGGGCAGAGCAGGATGATGGCGGCATCAAACGCTGCTGGTGATGTAGTACCCGATCTCACCGGTGTAGGTCTCCGGGATGCTGTACGCATCCTGGAACAAAAAGGATTAAGAGTTGATTTTACGGGTGCAGGCCGGGTGGTGCAACAATCCCTGCCTGCCGGAACTCCGGTTCGCCCCGGACAACACATTCAATTGATTTTAAATTGA
- a CDS encoding Mur ligase family protein, whose amino-acid sequence MVLLRDILADIPLVKLIGTSDIPIAEITADSRQVRPGSLFFALRGLHTDGHQFIEQAVAQGAVAVVCEEIPEHPSPHISYVTVSDSALACGIMAGHFFGDPSKHMQVVGVTGTNGKTTVVTLLYQLFSRLGFRTGLISTVQNIIVDKPEPATHTTPDAIQLHRLLARMHQQGCYTCIHGGQFACHPSEAHCRRALHRRYFHQYHP is encoded by the coding sequence ATGGTGTTATTGCGCGACATATTAGCAGATATCCCCCTGGTCAAACTCATCGGAACCAGTGATATACCTATTGCCGAGATTACGGCTGATTCGCGGCAGGTAAGACCGGGTTCATTGTTTTTTGCTCTGCGCGGCTTGCATACCGATGGACATCAATTCATTGAGCAGGCTGTGGCTCAAGGTGCCGTGGCCGTTGTATGTGAAGAAATACCCGAACACCCTTCCCCTCATATCAGTTATGTAACGGTGAGCGATAGTGCCCTGGCATGTGGCATCATGGCCGGACATTTTTTTGGTGATCCGTCGAAACACATGCAGGTAGTGGGCGTTACCGGTACAAATGGCAAAACCACAGTCGTGACCTTACTCTATCAATTGTTTTCCCGACTGGGATTTCGTACGGGGCTTATTTCAACCGTGCAAAATATCATTGTAGATAAACCAGAACCGGCTACCCACACCACTCCCGACGCTATTCAGCTTCATCGACTGCTGGCACGCATGCATCAGCAGGGATGTTACACATGTATTCATGGAGGCCAGTTCGCATGCCATCCATCAGAAGCGCATTGCAGGCGTGCATTACACCGGAGGTATTTTCACCAATATCACCCATGA
- a CDS encoding UDP-N-acetylmuramoyl-L-alanyl-D-glutamate--2,6-diaminopimelate ligase, giving the protein MEASSHAIHQKRIAGVHYTGGIFTNITHDHLDYHKTFENYLKAKKAFFDQLPASAFALTNIDDRNGMVMVQSTRAKIATYALRKKADFKARIIENHLTGLQIEIDHQLVHSRLIGEFNAYNLLAAYAAARLLGQEKQETLRILSDLKGAEGRFDYLISPNQHIIAIIDYAHTPDALKNVLQTILGFKQSSQRIITVVGCGGDRDRTKRPEMALIAAHFSDQVIFTSDNPRSEDPQAIIDEMKAGLSASMQAKTLSIVDRKEAIRTACMLAQPDDIILIAGKGHEKYQEIRGVKYPFDDKEVVKEIFASSGK; this is encoded by the coding sequence ATGGAGGCCAGTTCGCATGCCATCCATCAGAAGCGCATTGCAGGCGTGCATTACACCGGAGGTATTTTCACCAATATCACCCATGATCATCTGGATTATCACAAAACTTTTGAAAACTATTTAAAAGCTAAAAAGGCGTTCTTTGATCAATTGCCGGCTTCAGCCTTTGCACTGACGAACATCGATGATCGCAATGGAATGGTCATGGTGCAAAGTACGCGTGCAAAAATTGCGACGTATGCCCTGAGAAAAAAAGCTGATTTCAAAGCCAGAATTATTGAAAATCATCTCACCGGTCTGCAAATCGAGATTGATCATCAACTGGTACATAGCCGGCTCATTGGTGAATTCAATGCATATAATTTGCTTGCTGCATATGCTGCTGCCAGGCTACTGGGGCAGGAAAAACAGGAAACCTTGCGCATATTAAGCGATTTGAAAGGCGCTGAAGGCCGGTTCGATTATCTGATTTCTCCTAACCAGCATATCATCGCTATTATCGATTATGCGCATACGCCCGATGCGTTAAAAAATGTATTGCAAACCATTTTAGGCTTTAAGCAATCATCACAACGCATCATCACGGTTGTGGGTTGCGGTGGAGATCGCGATCGGACGAAGCGTCCCGAAATGGCGCTCATTGCTGCGCATTTTAGTGATCAGGTGATTTTCACATCCGATAATCCAAGAAGTGAAGATCCGCAGGCTATTATCGATGAAATGAAAGCGGGCCTTTCTGCATCCATGCAGGCTAAGACGTTGTCGATTGTCGATCGGAAAGAAGCCATCCGCACCGCTTGCATGTTGGCACAGCCCGATGATATTATTCTGATTGCCGGAAAAGGTCATGAAAAATATCAGGAAATACGGGGAGTGAAATATCCATTTGATGATAAAGAAGTAGTGAAAGAAATCTTTGCATCATCCGGTAAATGA
- the mraY gene encoding phospho-N-acetylmuramoyl-pentapeptide-transferase — protein MLYYLFTYLKAHFDLPGAGVFQYITFRATMAILLSLIISLFAGKRILLFLQRKQIGETVRQLGLSGENQKAGTPTMGGLIILASIIIPTLLFARLENVYIILMLICTLWLGFIGFLDDYIKVFKKNKEGLAGKFKILGQVGLGLIVGCTLYFNDHVVIMREIIGKPRLAQYEKVVADTTAMKEGKRQRFVEVKTPITTIPFVKSHEFNYARLISWIGKNAEQYTYIVYILIVVFIITAVSNGANITDGLDGLATGVSAIIGACLGIFAYVSGNINFASYLNIMYIPNLGELSIFIGTFVGACVGFLWYNAYPAQIFMGDTGSLALGGIIASLAFIVRKELLIPIFCGIFLVENISVLIQVMYFKYTKRKYGEGRRIFKMAPLHHHYQKLGYHESKIVVRFWIVAVFCAVFSIATLKLR, from the coding sequence ATGCTATACTATTTGTTCACATATTTAAAAGCACATTTCGATCTGCCCGGTGCAGGCGTATTTCAATATATTACTTTCCGAGCCACCATGGCTATTCTGCTTTCCCTGATCATTTCTCTGTTTGCCGGCAAGCGGATATTGCTTTTCTTACAACGCAAGCAAATTGGTGAAACAGTACGTCAGCTGGGGCTTAGCGGAGAAAATCAAAAAGCAGGTACACCCACCATGGGCGGATTAATTATTCTTGCATCCATTATTATTCCCACATTGTTATTTGCCCGACTTGAAAATGTATACATCATTCTCATGTTGATATGCACATTATGGCTCGGGTTTATTGGCTTTCTCGATGATTATATTAAAGTGTTCAAGAAAAATAAAGAGGGTCTTGCAGGAAAATTTAAAATTCTGGGGCAGGTGGGTTTGGGACTCATTGTAGGATGTACTTTATATTTTAATGATCATGTGGTGATCATGCGGGAAATTATTGGTAAACCCAGACTTGCGCAATACGAAAAAGTGGTTGCCGACACCACAGCGATGAAAGAAGGTAAACGCCAGCGATTTGTCGAGGTGAAAACGCCCATTACTACCATCCCGTTTGTAAAAAGCCATGAGTTTAATTACGCTCGATTGATTTCCTGGATTGGCAAAAATGCGGAACAATACACATATATCGTATATATTTTGATTGTGGTATTTATCATTACCGCTGTATCGAATGGTGCAAATATCACGGATGGCCTCGACGGACTTGCGACGGGCGTTTCGGCCATTATTGGCGCCTGTCTCGGCATATTTGCTTATGTATCGGGTAATATCAATTTTGCTTCTTATCTCAACATCATGTACATTCCTAATCTTGGCGAACTTTCCATTTTCATCGGTACGTTTGTAGGAGCATGTGTTGGTTTTCTCTGGTACAACGCTTATCCCGCACAGATATTTATGGGTGATACGGGCAGCCTGGCACTGGGCGGCATCATTGCTTCACTTGCCTTCATTGTACGAAAAGAATTATTGATTCCTATTTTTTGTGGAATCTTTCTGGTGGAGAATATTTCGGTATTGATTCAGGTCATGTATTTCAAATACACCAAACGAAAATATGGAGAGGGAAGAAGGATATTTAAGATGGCGCCTTTACATCATCATTATCAGAAGTTAGGATATCACGAAAGCAAGATAGTCGTGCGTTTCTGGATCGTGGCTGTTTTTTGTGCGGTGTTTTCAATTGCTACATTAAAACTCAGATGA
- the murD gene encoding UDP-N-acetylmuramoyl-L-alanine--D-glutamate ligase — protein MAEKVVILGAGESGVGAALLAVKQGYEVWVSDAGTIADKYKQELKASGIAFEERVHSFDKIFEADLIIKSPGIAENTPVMQAVRSRSKPVISEIEWAYRFCNQATIIAITGTNGKTTTTALIHYLLKNSGISAACVGNIGNSFARQVATSPEPYYVVEVSSFQLDDIETFHPHVAVLLNITEDHLDRYKNMEAYAASKFRITENQTEEDYFIYCMDDAYTRKFFKKNIRSQLLPFSIMEQVKQGAYLQDGQIHIRIHDDECIFSADELSLKGKHNMYNSMAAGIAGKTMNIRNEKIRESLATFKGIEHRLEYVATIRGVEFINDSKATNVNSVWYALECMQKPVILIMGGIDKGNDYSIIRDLVKEKVKAIVCLGKDNRKINEAFRDDVQLMVNTSSMKEAVEAAFHFASPGDVVLLSPGCASFDLFKNYEDRGHQFKEVVKSL, from the coding sequence ATGGCTGAAAAAGTCGTCATATTAGGTGCAGGCGAGAGCGGTGTGGGAGCAGCTCTGCTGGCTGTGAAGCAGGGATATGAGGTATGGGTTTCCGATGCGGGAACCATAGCAGATAAATATAAACAGGAGCTGAAGGCTTCAGGTATTGCTTTTGAAGAACGCGTACACAGTTTTGATAAAATTTTTGAAGCCGATTTAATTATTAAAAGCCCTGGAATTGCAGAAAACACACCTGTTATGCAGGCGGTTAGATCAAGATCTAAACCGGTGATCAGTGAAATTGAATGGGCTTATCGTTTCTGCAACCAGGCCACGATTATTGCGATTACGGGTACCAATGGGAAGACCACGACAACCGCATTGATCCATTATCTTTTGAAAAACTCCGGAATATCAGCAGCCTGCGTTGGCAATATAGGCAATAGCTTTGCCAGGCAGGTTGCTACCTCACCGGAACCTTATTATGTTGTAGAAGTAAGCAGTTTTCAGTTAGATGATATTGAAACCTTTCATCCGCATGTTGCCGTTTTGCTTAACATCACAGAGGATCATTTAGATCGGTATAAAAATATGGAAGCGTATGCTGCTTCCAAATTCCGCATTACGGAAAATCAGACGGAGGAAGATTATTTCATTTACTGCATGGATGATGCTTACACAAGAAAATTCTTTAAAAAAAATATTCGTTCACAACTTTTACCTTTTAGCATTATGGAACAGGTTAAACAGGGAGCCTATTTGCAAGATGGCCAGATTCACATTCGCATCCATGATGATGAATGTATTTTTTCGGCCGATGAATTATCACTCAAGGGTAAACACAACATGTATAACTCTATGGCTGCGGGGATTGCTGGTAAAACCATGAATATCCGGAATGAGAAAATCAGGGAAAGCCTGGCAACGTTTAAAGGTATTGAACACCGGCTTGAATATGTGGCAACCATACGTGGAGTGGAATTCATTAACGACAGCAAGGCGACGAACGTCAATTCCGTGTGGTATGCTCTGGAATGCATGCAAAAGCCGGTCATCCTCATCATGGGTGGAATTGACAAAGGCAATGATTATAGCATCATTCGCGATCTGGTGAAAGAAAAAGTCAAGGCAATAGTTTGTTTAGGAAAAGATAATCGAAAAATTAATGAAGCATTCCGGGATGATGTGCAGTTGATGGTAAATACTTCTTCGATGAAAGAGGCCGTAGAGGCTGCATTTCATTTTGCAAGTCCGGGTGATGTGGTATTGCTTTCGCCGGGTTGTGCAAGTTTTGATTTATTTAAAAACTATGAAGATCGAGGACACCAGTTTAAAGAAGTGGTGAAAAGTTTATGA
- a CDS encoding FtsW/RodA/SpoVE family cell cycle protein yields MKHLMQQVKGDRVIWGVVVMLSLISMLAVYSSTGMLAYRMQHGHNEYYLFKQVSVLLFGLLIIYLSHRVHYMIYARVAKMGVIVAVPLLVYTLLFGSHVNDASRWIRLPVINLTFQTSDFARLVLFMYVSLQLARHQEQIKDFHKGYKPVLVAMLVICGLIAPANLSTALLLGASCLLLCFIGRISIRHLVITLLVLALPLLLLMAIASLTYHPDDAQTASVHHQQAWYEKLIERAEGKGRVATWIHRVQDFMYASHEDAPYQVEQAKIAIARGGLFGKGPGNSIQRNFLPYPYSDFIFAIIVEEYGLAGATLLVMLYLILLFRCIRLFRKCPYAFGSFLCIGLSFTLVIQAFANMAVAVNLLPVTGVTLPLVSMGGSSIWFTSLSIGIILSVARHMQEQEEWEKLHASSSDNHIQNWIDQLNHAEDTVQQPAYGKMESSSLV; encoded by the coding sequence ATGAAACATCTGATGCAGCAGGTGAAGGGCGACAGGGTCATCTGGGGTGTGGTGGTCATGCTTTCGCTGATTAGCATGCTTGCGGTGTACAGCTCCACAGGGATGCTTGCATACCGAATGCAACATGGCCACAATGAATATTATTTGTTCAAGCAGGTCTCGGTGTTATTGTTTGGATTACTTATCATTTATCTTTCGCATCGTGTGCATTATATGATATATGCACGTGTGGCAAAGATGGGTGTGATTGTAGCCGTTCCCCTGCTGGTATATACCCTGCTGTTTGGTTCTCATGTGAATGATGCCAGTAGATGGATCCGTTTGCCAGTGATTAACCTCACTTTTCAAACCTCCGACTTCGCCAGGCTTGTTTTATTTATGTATGTATCCCTGCAACTGGCCAGGCATCAAGAGCAAATCAAGGATTTTCACAAGGGATATAAACCCGTGCTGGTAGCCATGCTGGTGATATGCGGATTAATCGCACCGGCTAATTTATCTACCGCATTGCTGTTGGGTGCAAGCTGTTTGCTGTTGTGTTTTATCGGCCGGATATCGATCAGGCATTTGGTGATTACCCTGCTGGTGCTGGCTTTACCCTTGCTGCTGCTCATGGCTATTGCCTCTCTGACCTATCATCCCGATGATGCACAAACGGCATCCGTTCATCATCAACAGGCCTGGTATGAGAAATTGATTGAGCGTGCAGAGGGGAAAGGTCGTGTCGCCACCTGGATTCATCGTGTACAGGATTTCATGTATGCTTCGCATGAAGATGCACCCTATCAGGTAGAACAGGCAAAGATCGCCATTGCCAGAGGAGGGCTGTTTGGCAAAGGACCGGGCAATAGCATTCAACGCAATTTTCTACCGTATCCCTATTCCGATTTCATTTTTGCCATTATTGTGGAAGAATATGGATTGGCAGGAGCAACTCTGCTGGTGATGTTATATCTCATTCTGTTGTTTCGCTGTATTCGTCTGTTCAGGAAATGTCCATACGCTTTCGGTTCATTTTTATGTATTGGATTGAGTTTTACGCTGGTTATTCAGGCTTTTGCAAACATGGCTGTAGCCGTGAATCTATTGCCGGTAACGGGCGTCACGCTGCCGTTGGTGAGCATGGGAGGTTCATCGATATGGTTCACCAGCCTCTCGATAGGTATCATATTAAGTGTAGCCAGGCATATGCAGGAGCAGGAAGAATGGGAAAAATTACATGCATCATCATCGGATAACCATATCCAGAACTGGATAGATCAGTTGAACCATGCTGAAGATACAGTACAGCAACCGGCCTATGGGAAGATGGAATCGTCATCGCTCGTGTAG